The following coding sequences lie in one Steroidobacter denitrificans genomic window:
- a CDS encoding sigma-70 family RNA polymerase sigma factor, translating to MTDQDKFLEDVTALLPALRAFGRSLCGDPSKADDLVQDTVLKAWSNREQFNLGSNLKAWLFTILRNCYYSELRHRKFEIEDPDGFIAAQIAVMPDHDAQLYLGDLSRAMQLLPVNQREALILVCATGLSYEEAADVCRVAVGTIKSRIARARDRLVNILSRDAAQVTNVPALADGMEFHRTGHRIGHRADVFR from the coding sequence ATGACTGACCAGGATAAGTTCTTGGAAGACGTCACGGCATTGCTGCCGGCGTTGCGCGCCTTTGGCCGCTCGCTTTGTGGAGATCCATCGAAGGCCGATGATCTGGTGCAGGATACGGTTCTGAAAGCCTGGTCAAATCGGGAACAGTTCAACTTAGGCAGCAATCTCAAGGCCTGGTTGTTCACGATCCTGCGAAACTGTTACTACTCGGAGCTACGGCATCGCAAATTCGAGATCGAGGATCCGGATGGCTTCATTGCGGCGCAGATTGCGGTCATGCCTGATCATGATGCACAGCTGTATCTGGGGGATCTGAGCCGTGCTATGCAGCTGCTGCCCGTGAACCAACGCGAGGCATTGATTCTGGTGTGTGCGACCGGATTGTCCTACGAGGAAGCAGCGGATGTCTGCCGGGTTGCCGTCGGTACGATCAAAAGCCGTATCGCTCGAGCGCGTGATCGGCTGGTGAATATCCTAAGCCGCGATGCGGCCCAAGTCACCAATGTACCTGCCCTTGCGGACGGCATGGAATTTCATCGTACCGGGCATCGTATCGGCCATCGCGCCGACGTGTTCCGGTAG